A single window of Lutzomyia longipalpis isolate SR_M1_2022 chromosome 1, ASM2433408v1 DNA harbors:
- the LOC129797575 gene encoding acidic amino acid decarboxylase GADL1 encodes MAEDWAFLERVHRILSEENILEPAPDTRVVDFKYPDELLKIIDVSLGTQVPRTLDEAEEICRLILKYSVKTGHRFFCNQLFSGCDPYGIAGAWITDALNTSQYTFEVAPVFTLIEDSVIKKCLELFNFPDGDGIFSPGGSMSNMYAMVLARFKVNPQYKSIGMFGSPPLVAFTSQDAHYSLKKASHWMGIGLDNLVQVRTDNRGRMCPDALREAIERVKSEGRRPFFVNATAGTTVLGAFDDIHKLADVCEEAGIWLHLDACLGGTAILSERFKGLLRGTERVQSLAWNPHKTLGAPLQCSILLIQEKQLLHKCNCANADYLFQQDKFYDISYDTGDKSFQCGRKVDSFKFWLMLKVRGAKNLGERVDNALEMSSYLTEKLKHRQGFRLVLDEFEYTNICFWYIPQAMRGQEETSDWWQKLYKVAPKIKEKMVMSGSMLVGFSPLLHKGIGNFFRMVITCYPSRTRADIDDFIAEIEKLGESIDI; translated from the exons ATGGCAGAAGATTGGGCTTTCCTGGAGCGTGTTCATCGAATCCTATCCGAGGAGAATATCCTAGAGCCAGCACCTGATACACGTGTTGTAGACTTTAAGTATCCAGATGAGCTTTTG aaaatcaTCGACGTGTCTCTGGGCACTCAAGTGCCACGCACTTTGGACGAGGCGGAAGAAATTTGTCGGCTCATCTTAAAGTATTCCGTGAAGACGGGTCATCGTTTCTTCTGCAATCAACTTTTTAGCGGTTGCGATCCCTACGGCATTGCTGGCGCCTGGATAACTGATGCACTCAATACGAGTCA ATACACCTTCGAAGTAGCACCGGTATTCACCCTGATAGAAGATTCAGTTATCAAGAAATGCCTGGAGCTTTTTAACTTCCCAGATGGGGATGGAATCTTCAGTCCAGGTGGATCCATGTCCAACATGTATGCAATGGTTTTGGCGCGCTTTAAAGTGAATCCGCAGTACAAATCCATTGGAATGTTTGGAAGTCCTCCATTGGTGGCTTTCACATCGCAAGATGCCCACTATAGTCTAAAGAAGGCATCCCACTGGATGGGAATTGGTTTGGACAATTTGGTGCAAGTGCGCACCGATAATCGCGGACGAATGTGCCCAGATGCCCTGCGGGAGGCCATTGAACGCGTCAAGAGCGAGGGTCGTCGACCATTCTTCGTGAATGCCACGGCAGGAACGACTGTTCTCGGTGCATTTGATGACATTCACAAATTAGCGGATGTCTGTGAAGAGGCTGGAATTTGGTTGCACTTGGACGCATGCCTAGGTGGAACTGCTATTCTATCTGAACGCTTCAAAGGGCTTCTTCGTGGAACTGAGAGGGTGCAATCCCTTGCATGGAATCCCCACAAAACCCTCGGGGCTCCACTTCAGTGCTCAATTCTTCTTATACaggaaaag caaTTGCTTCATAAATGCAACTGCGCCAATGCGGATTATCTCTTCCAGCAAGACAAATTCTACGATATCTCCTACGACACAGGCGATAAGAGTTTCCAATGTGGAAGAAAA GTggattcctttaaattttggcTGATGCTGAAGGTGCGTGGAGCGAAGAATTTGGGAGAAAGGGTTGACAATGCATTAGAGATGAGCAGTTATTTGACGGAGAAACTGAAGCATCGACAGGGCTTCCGCCTCGTTCTGGATGAATTTGAATATACAAACATTTGCTTCTGGTACATCCCTCAGGCAATGCGTGGACAAGAAGAGACTTCAGATTGGTGGCAGAAACTTTACAAG gtTGCAcctaaaatcaaagaaaagatGGTGATGAGTGGTTCCATGTTGGTGGGCTTTTCACCACTTCTCCACAAAGGTATTGGAAACTTCTTCCGTATGGTTATCACCTGCTACCCCTCACGTACTCGCGCTGACATTGATGATTTTATTGCTGAAATAGAGAAGCTAGGCGAGAGTATTGatatatga